A genomic window from Camelina sativa cultivar DH55 chromosome 2, Cs, whole genome shotgun sequence includes:
- the LOC104748241 gene encoding F-box/FBD/LRR-repeat protein At5g18770-like, producing MDNDLMSLSVLKTSIRTWRNLWKWVPVLDVDNFDFPKSKACVGFINKFLSFQSEFYLREFKLVTGNKVSIYEPCLVRVIKCKIQHLQVDSKFGYRSIKIPLNQSVCENLVCLKLYSTRLTEFESLSLPCLKIMYLKGVKIPRNVVVEIDTPRLEYLTHIDNNFKRFFKIISMSDSVKVDIDVDFEEMAHKLSQRNVIYNLLSNFTAVKVMTISRKTLHLIYCFQHINPLPKSRNLTRLRASMFVNASLVVLPIVLESCPNLKHLNLELVKDGYRVEKKLSTVLSFCLVSSLESVEMESPITEKETEKKLVRYFLDNATSLKKLVLRLNLSQGEKHESDDHFKSLFDSPRRSSVCKFEVITVVQTAKI from the exons ATGGATAATGATCTCATGAGCTTGTCGGTTTTGAAAACATCGATAAGGAC GTGGAGAAATCTCTGGAAATGGGTTCCGGTTTTAGACGTAGACAACTTTGATTTCCCAAAATCCAAGGCATGTGTGGGTTTCATCAACAAGTTTCTGAGTTTCCAGAGCGAATTCTACTTGCGTGAATTCAAGCTAGTCACTGGAAATAAAGTCTCTATTTATGAGCCCTGTCTCGTTAGAGTGATCAAGTGTAAGATTCAACATCTCCAAGTTGATAGTAAGTTTGGATATCGGAGCATCAagattccattaaaccaatctGTTTGTGAGAATTTGGTATGCTTAAAGCTCTATTCTACAAGGCTGACTGAGTTTGAGTCTCTTTCCTTACCCTGTCTCAAGATCATGTACTTGAAAGGTGTTAAAATTCCTAGGAATGTAGTTGTTGAGATTGATACTCCGAGGCTTGAGTATCTGACTCACATAGATAACAACTTCaaaagattcttcaagattATCAGTATGAGTGATTCTGTCAAGGTTGACATTGATGTCGACTTTGAGGAAATGGCTCATAAATTATCGCAAAGAAATGTTATCTATAATCTTCTGAGCAATTTTACAGCCGTTAAAGTTATGACCATCTCACGGAAGACTCTTCAT TTGATCTATTGTTTCCAGCACATTAACCCATTACCCAAATCTCGTAACTTGACCCGTCTGCGTGCTTCAATGTTCGTAAACGCCTCTTTGGTGGTATTGCCAATCGTACTGGAGAGCTGCCCGAATCTGAAACACTTGAACTTG GAATTAGTTAAAGATGGTTATAGAGTGGAAAAAAAGCTTTCGACTGTGCtgtctttttgtttggtatcgTCCCTTGAGTCTGTTGAAATGGAAAGCCCAATAAcggagaaagaaacagagaagaaactgGTTAGATACTTTCTAGACAATGCGACATCACTCAAGAAGCTCGTTCTACGTTTGAATCTGTCTCAGGGAGAGAAACACGAGTCTGATGATCACTTTAAATCACTGTTTGACTCTCCAAGACGCTCTAGTGTTTGTAAATTCGAAGTTATTACAGTGGTTCAGACtgcaaaaatatga
- the LOC104717318 gene encoding mitochondrial pyruvate carrier 2-like — protein MVTSKLQALWNHPAGPKTIHFWAPTFKWGISIANIADFQKPPENISYLQQIAVTCTGMIWCRCSTVITPKNWNLFGVNVAMAATGIYQLTRKIKYDYVVSEAETTAVEKVSS, from the exons ATGGTTACATCGAAGCTTCAAGCTCTATGGAATCACCCGGCAGGACCTAAGACAA TTCATTTCTGGGCTCCAACGTTTAAATGGGGTATAAGCATTGCTAACATCGCAGATTTCCAGAAACCTCCAGAAAACATTTCATACCTTCAGCAAATTG CTGTGACATGTACGGGAATGATATGGTGTCGTTGCAGCACTGTGATTACTCCT AAAAACTGGAACCTGTTTGGTGTTAATGTTGCTATGGCAGCCACTGGGATTTATCAACTTACTCGTAAAATAAA gtATGATTACGTTGTATCCGAAGCGGAGACTACTGCTGTTGAAAAGGTTTCTTCATAA